Proteins encoded in a region of the Streptomyces liliiviolaceus genome:
- a CDS encoding SDR family oxidoreductase, which translates to MTAIEGSVVLVTGGGRGIGKALVEGLFERGAKKVYATARDPRTVKDTRAVPLALEVTDPASVAAAAEQAGDITVLINNAGVSMKTSFLDSPVDDVRKDFETNFYGPLLTARAFVPVIERNGGGHILNVHSVLSWIGLAGSYSASKAALWSQTNSLRLDLAPRGISVTGLHVGYVDTDMTAAIDAPKSSPVDVAAQALDGIESGAFEVLADDLTRQVKSGLSADLSVLYPQLVA; encoded by the coding sequence ATGACCGCAATCGAGGGTTCCGTCGTCCTGGTCACCGGCGGCGGCAGGGGAATCGGCAAGGCGCTGGTGGAAGGCCTCTTCGAGCGGGGCGCGAAGAAGGTGTACGCCACCGCCCGCGACCCGCGGACCGTCAAGGACACCCGTGCCGTACCGCTGGCCCTGGAGGTCACCGACCCCGCGTCCGTCGCGGCCGCCGCGGAACAGGCCGGTGACATCACCGTCCTGATCAACAACGCGGGTGTCTCCATGAAGACGTCGTTCCTGGACTCGCCGGTCGACGACGTGCGCAAGGACTTCGAGACGAACTTCTACGGGCCGCTGCTCACCGCTCGCGCGTTCGTCCCCGTGATCGAGCGCAACGGCGGCGGCCACATCCTGAACGTCCACTCCGTGCTGTCGTGGATCGGCCTGGCCGGCTCCTACAGCGCGTCCAAGGCGGCGCTCTGGTCCCAGACCAACTCCCTGCGGCTCGACCTCGCCCCGCGCGGGATCAGTGTCACCGGGCTGCACGTCGGTTACGTCGACACCGACATGACCGCGGCGATCGACGCGCCCAAGTCCTCGCCCGTGGACGTGGCGGCGCAGGCGCTCGACGGCATCGAGAGCGGCGCCTTCGAGGTGCTCGCCGACGATCTGACCCGCCAGGTCAAGTCCGGCCTGTCGGCCGACCTTTCGGTCCTGTACCCGCAGCTGGTCGCCTGA
- a CDS encoding FAD-dependent oxidoreductase produces MPRPLRVAIVGAGPAGIYAADALLKSAVAAEPGVSIDLFERMPAPFGLIRYGVAPDHPRIKGIITALHQVLDKPQIRLFGNVDYPGDINLDDLRAFYDAVIFSTGATADRHLDIPGIGLDGSYGAADFVSWYDGHPDVPRTWPLEAEKVAVLGVGNVALDVARILAKTAEELLPTEIPPNVHEGLKANKALEVHVFGRRGPAQAKFSPLELRELDHSPNIEVIVDPEDIDYDDGSIATRRGNKQADMVSKTLENWAIRDVGERRHKLFLHFFESPTEILGEDGKVVGLRTERTALDGTGNVKGTGEFKDWDLGAVYRAVGYLSDKLPKLPWDVESGTVPDKAGRVIEETGEHLTSTYVTGWIRRGPVGLIGHTKGDANETVASLLDDHGNGRLQTPASPEPEAVDAFLTGRNVRFTTWEGWYRLDAAEKALGEPQGRERVKLVEREDMLGASGA; encoded by the coding sequence ATGCCTCGCCCCCTGCGGGTAGCCATAGTCGGAGCCGGCCCCGCCGGGATCTACGCCGCCGACGCGCTGTTGAAGTCCGCAGTGGCCGCCGAGCCCGGTGTCTCCATCGACCTCTTCGAGCGGATGCCGGCCCCCTTCGGCCTGATCCGTTACGGCGTGGCCCCCGACCACCCGCGCATCAAGGGCATCATCACGGCCCTGCACCAGGTGCTCGACAAGCCGCAGATCCGACTCTTCGGCAACGTCGACTACCCGGGCGACATCAACCTCGACGATCTGCGCGCCTTCTACGACGCGGTGATCTTCTCCACCGGGGCGACCGCCGACCGGCACCTCGACATCCCCGGTATCGGGCTCGACGGCTCGTACGGCGCGGCGGACTTCGTGTCCTGGTACGACGGGCACCCGGACGTGCCGCGGACCTGGCCGCTGGAGGCCGAGAAGGTCGCCGTCCTCGGCGTCGGCAACGTGGCGCTCGACGTGGCCCGCATCCTCGCCAAGACCGCGGAGGAACTGCTCCCCACGGAGATCCCGCCGAACGTCCACGAGGGGCTCAAGGCCAACAAGGCCCTGGAGGTCCACGTCTTCGGCCGCCGCGGTCCCGCGCAGGCGAAGTTCAGCCCGCTGGAGCTGCGGGAGCTGGACCACTCCCCGAACATCGAGGTCATCGTCGACCCCGAGGACATCGACTACGACGACGGCTCGATCGCGACCCGGCGCGGCAACAAGCAGGCCGACATGGTCTCCAAGACGCTGGAGAACTGGGCGATCCGCGACGTCGGCGAGCGGCGGCACAAGCTGTTCCTGCACTTCTTCGAGTCGCCCACCGAGATCCTCGGCGAGGACGGCAAGGTCGTCGGTCTGCGCACCGAGCGCACCGCCCTGGACGGCACCGGCAACGTCAAGGGCACCGGCGAGTTCAAGGACTGGGACCTCGGCGCGGTCTACCGCGCCGTCGGCTACCTCTCCGACAAGCTGCCCAAGCTGCCCTGGGACGTCGAGTCGGGCACCGTTCCGGACAAGGCCGGCCGGGTGATCGAGGAGACCGGCGAGCACCTGACGTCGACGTACGTCACCGGCTGGATCCGGCGCGGTCCGGTGGGCCTCATCGGTCACACCAAGGGTGACGCCAACGAGACGGTCGCCAGCCTGCTCGACGACCACGGGAACGGCCGTCTGCAGACGCCCGCCTCGCCGGAGCCCGAGGCGGTGGACGCGTTCCTCACCGGGCGCAACGTCCGCTTCACCACGTGGGAGGGCTGGTACCGCCTGGACGCCGCCGAGAAGGCGCTGGGCGAGCCCCAGGGCCGCGAGCGGGTGAAGCTCGTGGAGCGCGAGGACATGCTCGGCGCCAGCGGGGCGTAG
- the paaE gene encoding 1,2-phenylacetyl-CoA epoxidase subunit PaaE: MAGLRQEPAGDTTDPAAPAPTAPAPVVPARVRRRPAFHTLRVAAVQPLCDDAAAVSFEIPAELAGEFAFAPGQSLTLRRVVDGRDERRSYSICSPAGSVPRIGVRVVPGGLFSAWLVREVRPGDTVEVMAPTGTFTPDLAEPGHHVLVAAGSGVTPMLSIAESVLAAHPRSTVTLFYGNRRTDTVMFADELADLKDLYPARFQLAHVLSREPREAEVLSGRLDAERLSALVDSLVDVGSADHWWLCGPHGMVVDAQRVLTGLGVPGDRVHRELFYADDEPVREVRHEEAAVEGPVSQVTVTLDGRSTTAALVRDRSILEGAQRNRPDLPFACKGGVCGTCRALITDGKADMRRNFALEDAEVDAGYVLTCQSYPVSETLTVDYDS; this comes from the coding sequence ATGGCAGGCCTGAGGCAAGAGCCGGCGGGGGACACCACGGACCCGGCGGCCCCCGCCCCGACGGCCCCCGCCCCGGTGGTGCCCGCGCGTGTCCGCCGCCGGCCGGCCTTCCACACCCTGCGCGTCGCCGCCGTACAGCCGCTGTGCGACGACGCGGCCGCCGTGAGCTTCGAGATCCCGGCGGAGCTGGCGGGCGAGTTCGCCTTCGCGCCCGGTCAGTCGCTGACGCTGCGGCGCGTGGTCGACGGGCGGGACGAGCGGCGCTCGTACTCGATCTGTTCGCCGGCCGGTTCGGTGCCGCGCATCGGGGTGCGGGTGGTGCCGGGCGGTCTGTTCTCGGCCTGGCTCGTGCGCGAGGTGCGCCCCGGCGACACGGTCGAGGTGATGGCCCCCACCGGCACGTTCACACCCGACCTCGCCGAGCCCGGCCACCATGTGCTGGTCGCGGCCGGTTCCGGTGTCACGCCGATGCTCTCCATCGCCGAGTCGGTCCTGGCCGCCCACCCGCGCTCGACGGTCACCCTCTTCTACGGCAACCGCCGCACGGACACGGTGATGTTCGCCGACGAGCTGGCGGATCTGAAGGACCTGTATCCGGCCCGGTTCCAGCTCGCCCATGTGCTGTCCCGTGAGCCCCGCGAGGCCGAGGTGCTGTCCGGCCGCCTCGACGCGGAGCGGCTCTCGGCGCTGGTCGATTCGCTGGTCGACGTGGGGTCGGCGGACCACTGGTGGCTGTGCGGGCCGCACGGCATGGTCGTCGACGCCCAGCGGGTCCTGACCGGCCTCGGCGTGCCCGGCGACCGTGTCCACCGCGAGTTGTTCTACGCCGACGACGAGCCCGTACGAGAGGTGCGTCACGAGGAGGCGGCCGTCGAGGGGCCCGTCAGCCAGGTCACCGTCACCCTCGACGGCCGCTCCACCACCGCGGCGCTGGTCCGGGACCGGAGCATCCTGGAGGGCGCCCAGCGGAACCGGCCCGACCTGCCCTTCGCCTGCAAGGGTGGCGTCTGCGGCACCTGCCGTGCTCTGATCACCGACGGCAAGGCCGACATGCGCCGCAACTTCGCCCTGGAGGACGCGGAGGTCGACGCGGGCTACGTACTGACCTGCCAGTCGTACCCGGTCTCGGAGACGCTGACCGTGGACTACGACAGCTGA
- the paaD gene encoding 1,2-phenylacetyl-CoA epoxidase subunit PaaD codes for MVTAVQDVQRAWHIAEQVPDPELPMLTLADLGVLRGVEVGGDGTVVARLTPTYSGCPAMAEMRADVAARLRDAGYARVEIRTVLDPPWTSDWITPEGRRKLTEHGIAPPGAAPRRAAGPVPLVLAPTRRTVACPRCGAADTEETSRFSATSCKALYRCRACREPFEYVKEI; via the coding sequence ATGGTGACCGCCGTGCAGGACGTGCAGCGCGCCTGGCACATCGCCGAACAGGTGCCGGACCCCGAACTGCCCATGCTCACCCTGGCCGACCTCGGCGTCCTGCGCGGGGTCGAGGTCGGCGGGGACGGCACCGTGGTCGCGCGACTGACGCCCACCTACTCGGGCTGCCCCGCGATGGCCGAGATGCGCGCGGACGTGGCGGCACGGCTGCGCGACGCGGGGTACGCGCGCGTGGAGATCCGTACGGTCCTGGACCCGCCGTGGACCAGCGACTGGATCACCCCCGAGGGGCGCCGCAAGCTCACCGAGCACGGCATCGCACCGCCGGGAGCCGCACCCCGGCGCGCCGCCGGTCCGGTGCCCCTCGTCCTGGCCCCCACCCGCCGCACGGTGGCCTGTCCGCGCTGCGGCGCGGCGGACACCGAGGAGACGTCGCGCTTCTCCGCCACGTCCTGCAAGGCGCTCTACCGCTGCCGCGCCTGCCGCGAACCGTTCGAGTACGTCAAGGAGATCTGA
- the paaC gene encoding 1,2-phenylacetyl-CoA epoxidase subunit PaaC yields the protein MSDDHVYLSLAEGHEDDTRWAYGTGFEDPLHGVDTTVLEGVAADLLAADCVALADDALVSAQRLAEWTTRAPELEEEVALANIGLDLLGQARLLYARAGQVDGTGRDEDAYAYFRDAADFRNVRLAELPCGDFAFSAVRLLVLASWRLAHFEELSSHPDPVLAAVAAKGVKELTYHRQYAAEWVVRLGDGTDESHRRTRRAMEQVAPYFGELFTAYDVRDEVVAVLRQVTEAAGLPMPVFRPLAGAGRDGEHTEHLAPLLAELQSVARAHPGATW from the coding sequence ATGAGCGACGACCATGTCTATCTGTCCCTCGCCGAGGGACACGAGGACGACACCCGCTGGGCGTACGGCACCGGCTTCGAGGACCCGCTGCACGGGGTGGACACCACCGTGCTCGAAGGCGTCGCAGCCGACCTGCTGGCCGCCGACTGCGTGGCCCTCGCCGACGACGCCCTGGTGAGCGCCCAGCGGCTCGCCGAGTGGACCACCCGCGCCCCCGAGCTGGAGGAGGAGGTCGCCCTCGCCAACATCGGCCTCGACCTCCTCGGCCAGGCCCGGCTGCTCTATGCACGCGCCGGCCAGGTCGACGGCACCGGGCGCGACGAGGACGCGTACGCCTACTTCCGGGACGCGGCCGACTTCAGGAACGTCCGGCTGGCCGAACTGCCGTGCGGGGACTTCGCGTTCTCGGCCGTGCGGCTGCTGGTGCTGGCCAGCTGGCGGCTCGCCCACTTCGAGGAGCTGTCGTCGCACCCCGACCCGGTCCTCGCGGCCGTCGCGGCGAAGGGCGTCAAGGAACTGACGTACCACCGGCAGTACGCGGCCGAGTGGGTCGTGCGCCTCGGCGACGGCACGGACGAGTCGCACCGCCGTACCCGCAGGGCGATGGAGCAGGTCGCCCCGTACTTCGGCGAGCTGTTCACGGCGTACGACGTACGGGACGAGGTGGTCGCCGTCCTGCGGCAGGTCACCGAGGCGGCCGGGCTGCCCATGCCGGTCTTCCGGCCGCTGGCCGGCGCAGGCAGGGACGGGGAGCACACCGAACATCTCGCGCCGCTGCTGGCCGAGTTGCAGAGCGTGGCCCGCGCCCACCCGGGGGCGACATGGTGA
- the paaB gene encoding 1,2-phenylacetyl-CoA epoxidase subunit PaaB: MSDSTPEATAKTAQGDWPLYEVFVRGKRGLNHVHVGSLHAADDTMALTHARDLYTRRNEGVSIWVVRSEHIAASTRDEKDPFFAPSADKVYRHPTFYDIPDDVPHI, translated from the coding sequence ATGAGCGACTCCACCCCGGAGGCGACGGCAAAGACCGCCCAGGGCGACTGGCCGCTGTACGAGGTCTTCGTGCGCGGCAAGCGCGGACTGAACCACGTCCACGTGGGCTCCCTGCACGCCGCCGACGACACGATGGCCCTCACCCACGCGCGCGACCTCTACACCCGCCGCAACGAGGGCGTCTCGATCTGGGTGGTGCGCTCCGAGCACATCGCCGCGTCCACCCGCGACGAGAAGGACCCGTTCTTCGCGCCGAGCGCCGACAAGGTCTACCGCCACCCGACCTTCTACGACATCCCCGACGACGTCCCGCACATCTGA
- the paaA gene encoding 1,2-phenylacetyl-CoA epoxidase subunit PaaA: MTTTHSAGTPVPEQLLQEHFDATIARDQRIEPRDWMPDGYRRTLVRQIAQHAHSEIIGMQPEGEWITRAPSLRRKAILFAKVQDEAGHGLYLYSAAETLGADRADLTERLIEGRQKYSSIFNYPTPTFADVGVIGWFVDGAAICNQVPLCRSSYGPYARAMVRICKEESFHQRQGYELLLTMMRGTEAQRDMVQDSVNRWWWPSLMMFGPPDGDSPNSAASMAWKIKRHTNDELRQRFVDMTVPQAEKLGVTLPDPELRWNAERGHHDFGTPDWSELKRVIGGDGPCNAERMERRRSAHEDGAWVREAATAHAAKQARRARARTQEGATA, encoded by the coding sequence ATGACCACGACACACTCCGCCGGGACGCCCGTCCCGGAGCAGTTGTTGCAGGAGCACTTCGACGCGACCATCGCGCGGGACCAGCGGATCGAGCCCCGCGACTGGATGCCCGACGGCTATCGCAGGACGCTCGTCCGGCAGATCGCGCAGCACGCCCACTCGGAGATCATCGGGATGCAGCCCGAGGGCGAGTGGATCACCCGCGCCCCGTCGCTGCGCCGCAAGGCCATCCTGTTCGCCAAGGTCCAGGACGAGGCGGGCCACGGGCTGTATCTGTACTCGGCCGCCGAGACCCTGGGTGCCGATCGCGCCGACCTGACCGAGCGGCTGATCGAAGGCCGCCAGAAGTACTCGTCGATCTTCAACTACCCGACCCCGACCTTCGCCGACGTCGGCGTCATCGGCTGGTTCGTCGACGGCGCGGCGATCTGCAACCAGGTCCCGCTGTGCAGGAGTTCGTACGGGCCCTACGCGCGCGCGATGGTGCGGATCTGCAAGGAGGAGTCCTTCCACCAGCGGCAGGGCTACGAACTGCTGCTGACCATGATGCGCGGCACCGAGGCCCAGCGGGACATGGTCCAGGACTCCGTGAACCGCTGGTGGTGGCCCTCGCTCATGATGTTCGGCCCGCCCGACGGCGACTCGCCCAACTCCGCGGCCTCGATGGCCTGGAAGATCAAGCGGCACACGAACGACGAGCTGCGCCAGCGGTTCGTCGACATGACCGTCCCGCAGGCCGAGAAGCTCGGCGTGACCCTCCCCGACCCGGAGCTGCGCTGGAACGCGGAGCGCGGCCACCACGACTTCGGCACCCCCGACTGGTCCGAGCTCAAGCGGGTCATCGGCGGCGACGGCCCCTGCAACGCCGAGCGGATGGAGCGCCGCAGGAGCGCCCACGAGGACGGCGCGTGGGTACGGGAGGCGGCCACGGCCCACGCGGCCAAGCAGGCACGGCGCGCGCGTGCGCGGACGCAGGAAGGGGCCACGGCATGA
- a CDS encoding family 2B encapsulin nanocompartment shell protein translates to MTAPESPPDSTVGPPDAEAPFTSLGTRAARQLATTTKSAPQMQAITSRWLLKMLPWVDVKGGTYRVNRRLQLRVGRGRVQFDHNGADDIKVIPETLTELPALRGYTDTAALQEIAARFRVREVRAGQVLFDAGQPVTEAYLVVHGRFTRYTPGKYGEEEVTGVVTDGAQLGDEAIGQEDPRWHHSVRADTAGTVLTLNWDSLEQFVARTPSLAAQLAAFAERQSKPMNRKGEADVPMQAGHVGEPTLSGGFVDYDLSPREYELSLTQTVLRVHTRVADLYNSPMDQTEQQLRLAIEEIRERQEWELVNNREFGLLHNVDHAQRVSTFSGPPTPDDLDELLSMRRKTRVFLAHPKAIAAFFRQCNRRGLVPGTTTIDGHEVPAWRGVPFLPCGKIPISPQHTSSVIALRTGEADQGVVGLYQTGIPEEYQPGLNVRFMNIDTTAIMNYLVTAYYSMAILVPDAAGILENVQVGRTAE, encoded by the coding sequence GTGACCGCCCCGGAAAGTCCCCCCGACAGCACCGTCGGCCCGCCCGACGCCGAAGCACCGTTCACCAGTCTCGGCACCCGGGCCGCGCGTCAGCTCGCCACCACCACCAAGTCCGCGCCGCAGATGCAGGCCATCACCTCGCGGTGGCTGCTCAAGATGCTGCCGTGGGTGGACGTCAAGGGCGGCACCTACCGGGTCAACCGGCGACTGCAGCTCCGCGTCGGCCGGGGACGGGTGCAGTTCGACCACAACGGCGCCGACGACATCAAGGTCATCCCCGAGACGCTCACCGAACTGCCGGCCCTGCGCGGCTACACCGACACGGCGGCCCTCCAGGAGATCGCCGCGCGGTTCCGCGTGCGGGAGGTCCGCGCCGGCCAGGTCCTCTTCGACGCCGGGCAGCCCGTCACGGAGGCCTATCTCGTCGTCCACGGCCGGTTCACCCGCTACACCCCCGGCAAGTACGGCGAGGAGGAGGTCACCGGGGTCGTCACGGACGGCGCCCAGCTGGGTGACGAGGCCATCGGCCAGGAGGATCCGCGCTGGCACCACTCGGTGAGGGCCGACACCGCGGGCACGGTGCTGACGCTCAACTGGGACAGCCTCGAACAGTTCGTGGCACGCACCCCCTCCCTCGCCGCGCAGCTCGCCGCGTTCGCCGAGCGGCAGAGCAAGCCCATGAACCGCAAGGGCGAGGCCGACGTCCCCATGCAGGCGGGGCACGTGGGCGAGCCGACGCTGTCCGGCGGCTTCGTCGACTACGACCTCTCCCCGCGCGAGTACGAGCTGTCGCTCACCCAGACGGTGCTGCGCGTCCACACCCGGGTCGCGGACCTCTACAACAGCCCGATGGACCAGACCGAGCAGCAACTGCGCCTGGCCATCGAGGAGATCCGCGAACGCCAGGAGTGGGAGCTGGTCAACAACCGCGAGTTCGGCCTGCTGCACAACGTCGACCACGCCCAGCGCGTCAGCACCTTCTCCGGCCCGCCGACCCCCGACGACCTCGACGAACTGCTGTCGATGCGCCGCAAGACCCGGGTGTTCCTGGCCCACCCGAAGGCGATCGCGGCCTTCTTCCGGCAGTGCAACCGGCGCGGTCTGGTGCCCGGCACCACCACCATCGACGGCCATGAGGTGCCCGCGTGGCGCGGTGTCCCGTTCCTGCCCTGCGGCAAGATCCCGATCAGCCCGCAGCACACGAGCAGTGTCATCGCCCTGCGCACCGGAGAGGCCGACCAGGGGGTCGTCGGGCTGTACCAGACCGGCATTCCGGAGGAGTACCAGCCGGGCCTCAACGTCAGGTTCATGAACATCGACACCACCGCGATCATGAACTATCTGGTCACCGCCTACTACTCGATGGCGATCCTCGTTCCCGACGCGGCGGGAATCCTGGAGAACGTCCAGGTCGGGCGGACCGCGGAGTGA
- a CDS encoding family 2 encapsulin nanocompartment cargo protein terpene cyclase: protein MSAPPVSHAAARLPGPPNLARATTRPRSGAVPGLRYRPAVPADPEKAAEIDRRLEAWARALDLFPQSWTGDFAGFQCGRAVVLQHPGAISLDHLMAAGKLLLAENVVDDCYCEEVEGRGGAARGLGGRLVIAQSALDPYHGTPELEEEWRHGMQADGPLRSYHHALRDYRELATPSQSDRIVHDLARLHMGYLAEAAWSEIRYVPQIWEYLVMRQFNNFRPCLSIVDAVDGYELPAALYARSEIQRITALACNATTIVNDLYSFTKELASDPTHLNLPQVIAANERCGLKAAYLRAVEIHNRIMEAFEEESAVLAATSPLVARYAEGLAAWVSGNHEWHATNSHRYHLPNYW from the coding sequence GTGAGCGCCCCGCCCGTTTCCCACGCGGCCGCGCGCCTGCCCGGGCCGCCGAATCTCGCCCGCGCCACCACCCGCCCTCGCAGCGGCGCGGTGCCCGGGCTGCGGTACCGGCCCGCCGTGCCCGCCGACCCGGAGAAGGCCGCGGAGATCGACCGCAGGCTGGAGGCCTGGGCCCGTGCGCTGGACCTGTTCCCCCAGAGCTGGACGGGGGACTTCGCGGGGTTCCAGTGCGGCCGGGCCGTCGTGCTCCAGCACCCCGGCGCGATCAGCCTCGACCACCTCATGGCGGCCGGGAAACTGCTGCTCGCCGAGAACGTCGTCGACGACTGCTACTGCGAGGAGGTCGAGGGCAGGGGCGGCGCGGCCCGCGGGCTGGGCGGGCGGCTGGTCATCGCCCAGTCGGCGCTCGATCCGTACCACGGCACACCCGAGCTGGAGGAGGAGTGGCGTCACGGCATGCAGGCCGACGGGCCGCTGCGCTCGTACCACCACGCCCTGCGAGACTACCGCGAGCTCGCCACGCCCAGCCAGAGCGACCGGATCGTGCACGACCTGGCCCGGCTGCACATGGGCTATCTCGCGGAGGCCGCCTGGTCCGAGATCCGGTACGTGCCGCAGATCTGGGAGTACCTGGTGATGCGGCAGTTCAACAACTTCCGGCCCTGTCTGTCGATCGTCGACGCCGTCGACGGCTACGAACTGCCGGCGGCCCTGTACGCCCGGTCCGAGATCCAGCGGATCACCGCGCTCGCCTGCAACGCCACCACGATCGTCAACGACCTGTACTCCTTCACCAAGGAGCTGGCCTCCGACCCCACCCATCTGAACCTGCCCCAGGTCATCGCCGCCAACGAGCGGTGCGGACTGAAGGCCGCCTATCTGCGGGCCGTCGAGATCCACAACAGGATCATGGAAGCGTTCGAGGAGGAGTCGGCGGTCCTGGCCGCCACCTCGCCCCTCGTCGCGCGCTACGCCGAGGGCCTGGCCGCATGGGTGTCGGGGAACCACGAATGGCACGCCACCAACTCCCACCGCTACCACCTGCCCAACTA